A stretch of the Uranotaenia lowii strain MFRU-FL chromosome 3, ASM2978415v1, whole genome shotgun sequence genome encodes the following:
- the LOC129755667 gene encoding elongation of very long chain fatty acids protein AAEL008004-like produces MAVVLKSLARAYKEFYHDAQDPRTTDLFLMNPPWLPVTIVGLYLYFVLNLGPKWMASRNPLNIKTLILVYNVVQVAINTYMAYTGTKLFIKLKFSLTCQPVNRSAEGLPELNLVHQYYLLKVLDLVDTIFFVVRKKQTHVSFLHVYHHAAMVLGPFIYSRAYPGGHGSMLGLINTYVHAVMYLYYFLSAYKPELVRDIRWKKYITGMQIAQFIFLTGFYGNTAIMGYDCGIPIWWFWACFIQAIFMLAMFSDFYYRTYVKANKIRKSL; encoded by the exons ATGGCCGTAGTACTTAAGTCCCTCGCTCGGGCCTACAAGGAATTCTATCACGATGCGCAAG ATCCCCGAACGACGGATTTGTTCCTGATGAATCCGCCATGGCTTCCTGTTACCATCGTAGGATTATATCTGTATTTTGTGCTCAATTTGGGACCAAAATGGATGGCCTCACGTAATCCGCTCAACATCAAAACGTTAATACTAGTATACAATGTGGTGCAAGTTGCGATTAACACCTACATGGCTTACACA GGAACCAAACTAttcataaagttaaaattttcattgaccTGTCAACCGGTAAATCGGTCAGCTGAAGGACTCCCGGAACTAAATCTGGTGCATCAGTATTACTTGCTGAAGGTTTTGGACCTCGTCGATACC ATATTCTTCGTGGTGCGCAAAAAGCAAACGCACGTGTCATTCCTACACGTGTATCATCACGCGGCAATGGTCCTAGGGCCGTTTATCTACAGTCGAGCCTATCCCGGAGGTCATGGATCGATGTTGGGACTCATCAACACTTACGTCCATGCAGTGATGTACCTTTATTACTTCCTTTCCGCCTACAAGCCGGAACTAGTCAGGGACATCCGATGGAAAAAGTACATTACCGGGATGCAGATAGCGCAGTTCATCTTTCTGACCGGATTTTATGGAAATACGGCTATTATGGGATACGATTGTGGCATTCCCATTTGGTGGTTCTGGGCCTGCTTCATACAAGCTATCTTCATGCTGGCTATGTTTAGTGATTTCTACTACCGGACCTATGTCAAAGCGAATAAAATCCGAAAAAGCCTTTGA